GCTGAATGTTACCGCAAAGGAACTGTCAGTTGGTTTGCCTTCTTGTTAGCAGGGTGGACTCAGTTTTATGCTACTTCTATGTTGTTACAGGTCTGTAGTCTAAAAATAGTAAGTTACTCTTCTACTTCTGTCCCTAAACCcatttgtgaaaacaaaaaaaccaaaccccaaatactcccacccccccaaaaaagtgggatttttttccttttgcctggtGTCTCTATTTCAAAAGTTAGGTGAATGTTTTCGGCATAGCCGTCAGCTTCCATAGTCTAAGCAAACCAAAGTTAAAGCAAAATGGTAGTGGTGATTTTGAAGTTACGAAAAActactgagagaggaaaaaaaacccattgtaATATTTGCTGTTTTGTAATTGATGTTGTCAGAAGATTCAGGAAGATTAGTTCTTTGAGTTCAAGCTTACCTGTTATTTCAATATGTTTTATGGTGAAATGTGTACATTAGTAAGGTTTTGAAGATGTGCgctataaaaatatgtaaatcttAGGAGCTGTAGATGGGTCTGAGTACAGGCAGTAAAATATATAATAAGTAAGCTGCATAAGTGCATGCAGGTTACCAGCTGTGTCGGTTGTTGGTTCTGGAATTTACAGGCCCATCTGCAGAAGCAAAAGGGAGACGTGTTATAAACCTCTCAGGCTTATGGTTTCGCATGAAAGGCTGATGGAGCTTCTGTGTGCTGTGAACAGTTCGGTACTGGACTAAGAAGGCTGTAGTCCTTTGTAGCTTCCCAAGCCCATTAGTTGTGGTTCAGGGAACTTACAGCGTCACTGGTGAAGCCTGTGGAGCTTGTAAGCAGTGCAAGCCTGAACTTGACAGCAATCTCAGGCACCTGGTAGCCAGAAGTAGATAGGCAGAGCAAAGGGCTGGTGAGAATCCAACCCTCATCCAGACTGGAAATAGAAGAAGAGGTGGTGATTCTTACGCAGGCAGTACCCTGAGATGGGGAAAATCCATTTTTCATATTGACTTTGTGATTGTGATGTGTCCGATAGCTCTGAAACTCCTGTTGgggtttttgaaagaaaagtgagCTCTCTTCTGCCCCACAGCTTTTGGAATAGAGCCTGTGCTAATTTGGTgtcttttcttccacaaagaaaaCCAGTGCTACTGTCTGCATCTGCATTTGCATTCCCAAGCAGCAGCTGACTGAAACAGGCAAAACCGGTCACTTTGGATTTGGGGTGAAGCTGGGATAATGCTGGTGATTTCATTCTGCTGCTTGGAAGAAAAAGCCAACCTGTGAGCAGCAAGAGAAACCATGAGGCTGCCTGAAGGTGCAAGAAGCAGAGCTACATGGTTTACACTTCAGAATGTGTTTGCAAACATGCTTTTAGGAAAAATAACTCTTCAGTCCCTGTTGAGAGTggataaatgtttgtttttttccaagcccTGATACAAAGCAAATAACTGAAGTTTTGAAGAATTCCCCAGTACATTTATTGAAACAAGCAGTGCTTAAGAAGGGCAGAAAATAGTTAACTCTGAAAACAGGTGACtcgagtgaaaaaaaaaattaattcaagttgTGAACTGTGGCAATGAGTACTTGGGTTAAGAAATTCTTAAAGATGGTTTTCTCCCCTatgctctttcttcctccttgtctATACGTTAGTATTGTCTACTCTCAGTTTGTCCAGATATGTTCTGCTTTGTTGTTCAACCAGTGctgcagaagaaatgtttgtaCCTGGAATTTCCTAGCTTGAGTACTTGTAGTCTGTACAGTTACTCTGCTGCTTCATTGTGCATTTCTCACTTACGCAGCTTTGCAATACTGCATGTGCTGAACCTCCGACACATCTTACTAACTAGATCGGGGTCTTCTGAGATGCGTCATGTAGCAGCTCTTGGGgccgaattttttttttttcagtaactgctGTTTATATAGGAGATCAGGGCAACCTTCAGGAAACTGCTACTGCAGTGTGCTTCAAATTTGACCTGAAGGAATTCCCTGTAGGCATGATAGGCTCGTTAAATCCCCTTGATGATTTAATTCCTGGAGCTTTTGAGACATCAAACTAGGAATGGAATTAATGTCAATATCCTGTATATCTTCACTGTGCTTAAATATTACAAACATCTTTGCTCTGAATTGCAGTTGTGTGGTAATGCTTTCTATGAGATTGATCAAATTTGATAGTGTGAGCCCAAATTGCTCTGCAAATAAACGTACACAGCCACACTGCaatgatgaaataaaatggaCCAGTTACTCAACGTGAGTCCAAATGGAATCAGAAGAGCAGTGAACTCAGCAGAATCAATCCCTGAGAGCTCTTGTTCTTACATTGTGTGAGTTTCAGAgctgcaaatttaaaaatattatccaaAGGTGAAGCTGGTGTCAAGCTGGCTACTCCTTGGGAACAAGTTACTGAATTTACAAAAACATGCTTCTGCCATATCAGACTGGTACCTTAACAGAAGCACAAAGTTACCTAGAGTCTGCGTTGCATGTCTTGGTTTTCTCATTAGGAAGCAGCACAGATTTCATTGCCTCATGTCACAGCACACAActgtcattttcatttcagcaaccTTAAGTGAACAGGGAATGCGTTTTCCTTAGCTGCCTAGAAAAAATAAGGTTCAGATTAAAAGTGCTCTCAACCCTGGCTTGATCATCTGTCTGACAGTATCGGTGAACTTTTGGTTAGTAATTTGGCATAAATATTAAGACTGGTGAATCAGCTGGAGAGACAGCAGGGGAATTCTTCCCACGTTTGTATAAGACCAGGCAGAAGACAAACTAATTATCCTCTACTTAACAGCGAATGAGGAATTCTAAGGACAGCTATTTTAGTGGCAAGTAAATGCTTGTAAATTTCTCATTGCTCCTTAAAAATAACAGGTTTTGAGCAATAGCCTTTTTCACACCCTGGTACTTCCAGTGTTTCTTTGCTTGAAAATGCTGAATGCTGCTGTTTATTCCCTTGTGAAAACTGTCAAGAACAAATGTAATTTCTAAAATCAACTAATCATTTTTTCCGTTCCTTTAAAATCAAGTTACTTGTATGTTCTTCAaggcaaagattttctttccactCAAGTCTGTATTGGGCCCCAAATCTCATCTTGGTTAAAAGTTATTGTAAGACTTGTTTGGGAAAGTGCTAAAGGATATGTGTATGCTTCATTGATCTGAATGCTGTGCTGAATAGTGACTGTCTCCATTGCAAGCAGTGAATGGCATCTCTTGAACTTCAGACATGTGCAggttcttttcctctttgtgcATGTCACAGCACATTCCTTACTGCTTAAAGTTGTATCTGGAGCTTTTGATATACAGCAAATTCAGGAACAAGTTAAAATCTTGATTTCTGAGAACAGGTGACTAGGAAAGCCTTAGCCATGTAAGTTCTAGCAGGCATTATATATTGATCTCCAGCATCAATAAAACTGCTAGTATGTTCTTTAAAGTCTAATTTAATGTCCCTCAAGCATACTTCTTGATGTTATAGGACTGTTGCCTTGAAGATTCCTTGGAGGAATTGTTAGCTTATCATGGTAGCACATCGGTGACTGCCTCGTTGCAAACATTTTAGAGAGTAATGAAAGTGGCATTTGAGAAACAAGGATCTGGAAAATTTAATAGCATCTAGCAGTGTCACAGTATATGTACTGTATTTTTTAGATTATCTGTAGACAGCTGACTTCTAAGAAGATACTTAGTTTTGAGGTGATTTAGGCAGGATGGCAGGTTGCAGAATGAATGATGAAGCATAGAGTTCATGCCTTTCTTGTTAACTgggtatgtatttattttcaattttaggTTGGAGGCAGTAAGCACACAATGAATGAGCACCTCCATGTTGGTAGCCATGGACAAATCCAGGTTCAGCAGCTGTTTGAAGACAATAGTAACAAGAGGACGGTTCTGACGACACAGCCAAATGGACTTACAACGCTAGGCAAATCTGGATTGCCAGTGGTTCAGGACAGACAGTCAGAGAGTGCTCACAGACGACAAGGGAGCTCCAGCTCTTTAAAATCTACAGATGGAACAGGGAAGGTGAAAGCCTCCGTTATGACACCAGAGCAGGCAATGAAGCAATACATGCAAAAATTAACAGCTTTTGAGCATCATGAGATTTTTAGCTACCCTGAAATATACTTTTTGGGTCCAAATGCAAAGAAGCGGCAAGGTGTGATTGGTGGTTCAAACAATTGCGGGTATGATGATGACCAAGGGTCTTATATACAAGTACCCCATGATCATATTGCGTACAGGTATGAAGTCCTGAAAGTTATAGGGAAAGGAAGCTTTGGGCAGGTGGTGAAGGCCTACGATCACAAGATGCATCAGCATGTGGCACTAAAAATGGTGAGAAATGAAAAACGTTTCCACCGCCAAGCTGCGGAAGAAATTAAGATCCTGGAGCATCTCCGGAAACAAGATAAGGATAACAACATGAATGTTATTCACATGTTGGAAAACTTCACATTCCGCAGCCATATCTGCATGACATTTGAATTGCTGAGCATGAACCTGTAtgaattaataaagaaaaacaagtttcaggGCTTTAGCCTGCCTTTGGTCCGCAAGTTTGCCCACTCAATTTTACAGTGCTTGGATGCTTTGCACAAAAACAGAATCATTCACTGTGACCTTAAACCTGAGAACATTCTGTTGAAGCAACAGGGTAGAAGTGGTATTAAAGTGATTGATTTTGGCTCAAGTTGTTATGAGCATCAGCGTGTCTACACTTACATTCAGTCACGTTTTTACCGTGCACCTGAAGTCATCCTTGGTGCTCGTTATGGGATGCCCATAGATATGTGGAGCTTGGGCTGTATTCTAGCAGAGCTTCTCACTGGTTATCCACTTCTACCTGGAGAAGATGAAGGAGACCAGCTGGCTTGTATGATTGAGCTATTGGGCATGCCTTCTCCAAAACTCTTAGATTCATCCAAGCGAGCCAAAAACTTCGTGAGCTCTAAGGGTTATCCCCGCTATTGCAGCATCACAACCTTGTCTGATGGCTCTGTAATACTTAACGGTGGACGCTCTCGGAGGGGAAAACTACGTGGCCCACCAGAGAGCAGAGAATGGGGTAATGCATTAAAGGGATGTGATGATCCCCTGTTCCTTGACTTCTTAAAACAGTGTTTAGAATGGGATCCTGCTATCCGTATGACACCCAGCCAGGCTTTGCGGCATCCCTGGCTAAGGAGACGGTTGCCAAAGCCTCCAACTGGGGAAAAGGCCTCGGCGAAGAGAATTGCAGAGAGCACTGGTGCTATAACGTCGATTTCCAAGTTACCTCCAACTTCAAGCTCGGCTTCAAAACTGAGGACTAATTTGGCACAAATGACAGATGCCAATGGGAATATTCAGCAAAGAACAGTGTTGCCAAAACTCGTTAGCTGAGTTTGAAGAACCCAATGCTGTTAATATGAGAGATACAATGTGGCTGAGCCTTATTTGTATGAAAAAGTAGCTCagatatacatttttatttgctcaaTAACTTTATTCATTTGTATCTTTCAGCActcattttaaatgtaagaaatgttgattttgtttttataaaaacacGGGGACAATGCTTTAAgtttttatacttattttttaaaatgtttgtcttctACAGTACAATTAGCCTTACTGTAACTAGTGTGACACAGTAATAAACATCAGTGGCAGGCCACTGGTTACAACATGACTGTCATGCATTGCAGCGTGGTGTCAAAGGTATTAACCTTTCTCTTCCATGGTTCATATTAGGTTTCACCTGGGGTAAATTTGTAAGACTCTACCTTTTGGATTTTATGGGTATGGGTCTTGATTCTGCAAACACTCACACCTATGCCTGACTGGACGCCAGGGAGAATACTCAAAGAAATACAGTTAAGCACCTGTAAACTTGTAATTTGAAGTGGAGCCATAGCATGTTACATTGTCATTTTCTGTATGGTAGCCCAGAGAAAGTAGTAGAGACTGTATCACTAATGATACAGTCACCTCCTGTGGAATGCTTTCTCTAttcaaaagtaatgttttttgattaaaatgagcatttaaatataatgcaaaaaataagaaCTTCCAGGGCTAAAATGACTCTCTTACCTTGCATGCTGTGTGGTAGAGTGAGAGGAATGGGCAGTCTAGAAAGAATGAATATGGAAGTGTGTCTGTTCCTCTAAATCTGAAAGTGACTGATGAGTTGGTAAAGCATATAAGGTATATAACAATGAGCATTCACACTGggcttctcccccctccccctcgttttcttttctctcctaaTGTGCAGCTTGGTCTCCCTAAATCACATAGGCAGAAGTGCTCGTTCTGTCAGTTTTACACTGTAACTTCCAGACTGTTATGCTACATGGATTTTAcagattgcttttatttcttctgacaaTGTTTGTCTGAGCAATTGTGACCTCTCTGGTACATTTACACTTCAGATCAAATCTGCGTGTAGGGGCAAACGCTATGTTACTACATtgctttctgtagaaaagtaCTTCACCTTAGACAGCATAACTGTAGATGGAAAGATCCCCAGTGGAAAGCTTTTCAGTTGGCAGACGCCATCCTAGATACTTTCTAATAAGGGAGAATTACCAAAGGAAAGTGAAATGTTTGGAATTTGATTTGGTCTTTGGTATTTGTAGctgaaaattaactttgaagGAACAGTTAGAGATATGTGTGGGTttgttcatgtgtgtgtgtgctaatgcttggtttttcttttttacttttaactgCATTCATGGAAGAAAGATGGTCTTTACTGAGGAATAAGATCTAGACCTATGAGAGAAATATTCACGCGTTGTAGCATGTTTTCAACAGGAACAGTTTGAAATCTAAGATCAGTATTTCATCACATACAATGGCTGTGGTCTACACTGGACGTATAAAACATATGAAAAGGGAATTTAATACAAAGTAGAACATAATCTAGAAGGGTTTATAGATGTTAGAACAAGACATACTAGAACGGATTGCATTAAACCTCAATAACTTTACTATAAGCAACATTTATATGCACAGATTGTACTGAGTTACTTGTACaaattatgaaaaatacttaAAGCATGGTCCCCTGAGAGGCCAAGAAAGTTTCCGGTTAAGTTCTCCTTCATATTCATTACTTTACCACttacagcttaatttttttggttggttggttggttgatttttaatttaatgtaagaCTGGGGGAGGGATATAAATGCAAAATGACAGAATTCTCAGGAAACATATCGCTTAACTTCTTGCCAAAAAGTCAACACCTAAAGAAGctccaaaaataatttctgagtaGAGGATGGTATTTGTTGATTGATAACTGTAAAAATTAGAGCATCAATCAaccatttttcttactttttttaaaaaaaagattgtttcctGCCTCTagtcaa
The genomic region above belongs to Mycteria americana isolate JAX WOST 10 ecotype Jacksonville Zoo and Gardens chromosome 1, USCA_MyAme_1.0, whole genome shotgun sequence and contains:
- the DYRK2 gene encoding dual specificity tyrosine-phosphorylation-regulated kinase 2 isoform X1 encodes the protein MLTRKPSASAAASAAYPAGRAGDSGRPLQSSPGTGAGVSRAGAGTGPPSPLALPPLRASNASHTVGGSKHTMNEHLHVGSHGQIQVQQLFEDNSNKRTVLTTQPNGLTTLGKSGLPVVQDRQSESAHRRQGSSSSLKSTDGTGKVKASVMTPEQAMKQYMQKLTAFEHHEIFSYPEIYFLGPNAKKRQGVIGGSNNCGYDDDQGSYIQVPHDHIAYRYEVLKVIGKGSFGQVVKAYDHKMHQHVALKMVRNEKRFHRQAAEEIKILEHLRKQDKDNNMNVIHMLENFTFRSHICMTFELLSMNLYELIKKNKFQGFSLPLVRKFAHSILQCLDALHKNRIIHCDLKPENILLKQQGRSGIKVIDFGSSCYEHQRVYTYIQSRFYRAPEVILGARYGMPIDMWSLGCILAELLTGYPLLPGEDEGDQLACMIELLGMPSPKLLDSSKRAKNFVSSKGYPRYCSITTLSDGSVILNGGRSRRGKLRGPPESREWGNALKGCDDPLFLDFLKQCLEWDPAIRMTPSQALRHPWLRRRLPKPPTGEKASAKRIAESTGAITSISKLPPTSSSASKLRTNLAQMTDANGNIQQRTVLPKLVS
- the DYRK2 gene encoding dual specificity tyrosine-phosphorylation-regulated kinase 2 isoform X2, with the translated sequence MNEHLHVGSHGQIQVQQLFEDNSNKRTVLTTQPNGLTTLGKSGLPVVQDRQSESAHRRQGSSSSLKSTDGTGKVKASVMTPEQAMKQYMQKLTAFEHHEIFSYPEIYFLGPNAKKRQGVIGGSNNCGYDDDQGSYIQVPHDHIAYRYEVLKVIGKGSFGQVVKAYDHKMHQHVALKMVRNEKRFHRQAAEEIKILEHLRKQDKDNNMNVIHMLENFTFRSHICMTFELLSMNLYELIKKNKFQGFSLPLVRKFAHSILQCLDALHKNRIIHCDLKPENILLKQQGRSGIKVIDFGSSCYEHQRVYTYIQSRFYRAPEVILGARYGMPIDMWSLGCILAELLTGYPLLPGEDEGDQLACMIELLGMPSPKLLDSSKRAKNFVSSKGYPRYCSITTLSDGSVILNGGRSRRGKLRGPPESREWGNALKGCDDPLFLDFLKQCLEWDPAIRMTPSQALRHPWLRRRLPKPPTGEKASAKRIAESTGAITSISKLPPTSSSASKLRTNLAQMTDANGNIQQRTVLPKLVS